The bacterium DNA segment GCGGCAAGATCTGGATTCGTATATTCCCCGACAAACCGATCACCAAGAAGCCGCTCGAAACCCGCATGGGTAAGGGCAAGGGCAGCCCGGAGGAGTGGGTAGCCGTGGTCAAGCCGGGCCGAATCCTGTTCGAGCTCGAGGGGGTCGACACCGAGACCGCAAAGCACGCCATGCTGAGGGCCTCCTACAAGCTTGGCATCAAGACGCGCTACGTGTCACGCGACGAACAGATCGCGAGCTGAGGTAGAAGTGAGATGAAAGCCACCGAACTGAGAGAACACACGGTCGACGAGCTTCGCGAGAAGGAGACCGAGCTGGCTGAGCAGTTGTTTGCGCTCAGGCTGCAGAAGGTCACCGGACAGCTGGATAACCCAACCAAGATGACGACGGTACGCAAAGACATGGCGCGGGTGTTGACTGTTCTGCGCGAGAAGCAATCGGCGAAGACCTGAGAGCTAGAAGAGAGAGACGCAAAATGAACGAGCAAGTCACTGTTGAGAGCACTCAGAGCACCGAACCAGCTGAGCAGGCCGCACGCCGCCAGACCATGGTCGGCAAGGTGGTCAGCAACAAGATGGACAAGACCGTGGTGGTTTCGGTGGGGAAGACGACCGTGCATCGCCTCTACCGTCGCTACCTGAAGCGAACCAGCAAGTACTACGCTCACGACGAGCGCAACGAGTGCGGCGTCGGCGATGTCGTCGAGATCGTCGCCAGCCGACCCATATCGAAACAGAAGCGCTGGCGGGTTCA contains these protein-coding regions:
- the rpsQ gene encoding 30S ribosomal protein S17; this encodes MNEQVTVESTQSTEPAEQAARRQTMVGKVVSNKMDKTVVVSVGKTTVHRLYRRYLKRTSKYYAHDERNECGVGDVVEIVASRPISKQKRWRVQRVVERAEG
- the rplP gene encoding 50S ribosomal protein L16, with protein sequence MLMPKKVKFRKQQRGKRRGRAKGGDYIAFGDYGLQALECGWVTARQIEAARIAIARGVKRGGKIWIRIFPDKPITKKPLETRMGKGKGSPEEWVAVVKPGRILFELEGVDTETAKHAMLRASYKLGIKTRYVSRDEQIAS
- the rpmC gene encoding 50S ribosomal protein L29 produces the protein MKATELREHTVDELREKETELAEQLFALRLQKVTGQLDNPTKMTTVRKDMARVLTVLREKQSAKT